The following proteins are co-located in the Pirellulales bacterium genome:
- the lysA gene encoding diaminopimelate decarboxylase: MSVTAESTSLVETVAGLAVEQIAEQFGTPVYVYDAAVIAERCADLAVFDVVRFAQKACSNIAVLDLVRRNGVVVDAVSAGEIHRAILAGYKPGPGEPPQIVYTADIFDREALDMVARLDVPVNCGSPDMIDQYGERCPGRGITLRINPGFGHGHSQKTNTGGQQSKHGIWHEQLGECVDRAARVGLSITGLHMHIGSGTDLSHLSQVCGAMEAAARSVGDSVRTISAGGGLSTPYRAGDKRVDVAAYYELWNATRTKLAEAFGHAVSLELEPGRYLSAESGSLIAEIRAVKRMGTNTFYVVDAGFNNLARPILYGAYHPMAICPRGGPRGSQISTHPVIIGGPLCESGDIFTQEEGGFVAARELPKAEVGDYLVIGCAGAYGAVMGSNYNSKPLAAEVLVEEGVAHLVRERQSLEDLTRGERIPRR; encoded by the coding sequence CGACTTCCCTGGTTGAAACCGTGGCCGGACTCGCCGTCGAGCAGATCGCCGAGCAGTTCGGCACCCCCGTGTACGTGTACGATGCGGCGGTGATCGCCGAGCGGTGCGCGGATCTGGCCGTATTCGACGTCGTGCGGTTCGCCCAAAAGGCGTGCTCGAACATTGCGGTGCTCGATCTCGTGCGGCGAAACGGAGTGGTCGTCGATGCGGTGAGCGCCGGCGAGATCCACCGCGCCATCCTCGCCGGGTACAAGCCCGGCCCCGGCGAACCGCCGCAGATCGTCTACACGGCCGACATCTTCGATCGCGAGGCGCTCGACATGGTCGCGCGGCTCGACGTGCCGGTGAACTGCGGCTCGCCCGACATGATCGATCAGTACGGCGAGCGTTGCCCCGGGCGGGGGATCACGCTCCGCATCAATCCCGGCTTCGGCCACGGGCACAGTCAGAAGACCAACACCGGCGGGCAGCAGTCGAAGCACGGCATCTGGCACGAGCAACTCGGCGAATGCGTCGACCGTGCCGCCAGGGTCGGCCTGTCGATCACGGGACTGCATATGCACATCGGCTCGGGGACCGACCTGTCGCATCTCAGCCAGGTGTGCGGCGCCATGGAAGCGGCGGCCCGTTCGGTCGGCGATTCGGTCCGCACAATCAGCGCCGGCGGCGGACTCTCGACTCCCTATCGCGCCGGCGACAAACGCGTCGACGTCGCTGCGTACTATGAACTGTGGAACGCCACGCGCACCAAGCTGGCCGAGGCGTTCGGCCATGCCGTGAGTCTTGAACTGGAACCGGGACGATATCTCTCCGCGGAGAGCGGCAGTCTGATCGCCGAAATCCGGGCCGTGAAGCGGATGGGGACGAACACCTTCTATGTCGTCGATGCGGGGTTCAACAACCTGGCCCGGCCGATCCTGTACGGGGCGTATCATCCGATGGCGATTTGTCCGCGGGGAGGCCCGCGCGGATCGCAGATCTCGACGCACCCGGTGATCATCGGCGGCCCGCTGTGCGAGTCGGGCGACATCTTCACGCAGGAAGAAGGGGGGTTCGTCGCCGCTCGCGAACTGCCGAAGGCCGAGGTCGGCGACTATCTGGTCATCGGCTGCGCCGGCGCCTACGGCGCCGTGATGGGGAGCAACTACAACAGCAAGCCCCTGGCGGCCGAGGTGCTGGTCGAGGAGGGCGTCGCGCACCTGGTCCGCGAGCGGCAGTCGCTGGAGGACCTGACGCGCGGGGAACGCATTCCCCGGCGGTAG